Proteins from one Chitinophaga oryzae genomic window:
- a CDS encoding FecR family protein gives MNKKTDIDIVIRYLEDPDNEQHKQQLNDWIQQDTANLDIFLDMKAMWQGDPLPAASAFDTQGQWLQLNATLDALPSTTTDNTAAPAAPRSTRVFQMKGRYWWAAAAVLAVGLTWTWFGPGSYKTITTAQNLDSLHLPDGSMVYINAHSTVRYSRTFGKNNRHIKIDKGEAFFDVVKNDALPFTVDAPDVEVEVLGTAFNVKAAGSGVKVFVQSGKVSAAYKGKGTDKKVILTPGQEASLARHGSTIDTRFYKKNNNILAWRTRTLTFDDAPLTEVAAALSDFYHVQVDISNQQLNDKKLLATFPNMPLEEVLDIMRKTLQINITRKDNLVEIY, from the coding sequence ATGAATAAGAAAACTGATATAGATATAGTGATCCGTTACCTGGAAGATCCGGACAACGAGCAGCATAAACAGCAGCTCAATGACTGGATACAGCAGGACACCGCTAATCTGGATATTTTTCTGGATATGAAAGCGATGTGGCAGGGAGATCCGCTCCCGGCAGCATCTGCCTTCGACACCCAGGGCCAGTGGCTACAACTGAATGCAACCCTCGACGCCCTGCCATCCACCACTACCGACAACACCGCTGCACCTGCCGCCCCCCGCAGTACCCGCGTCTTTCAGATGAAAGGCCGTTACTGGTGGGCCGCCGCTGCCGTACTCGCCGTCGGCCTTACCTGGACCTGGTTCGGCCCCGGCAGCTATAAAACCATCACCACCGCACAGAACCTTGACAGCCTCCACTTGCCGGACGGCTCTATGGTATATATCAATGCACACAGTACTGTACGCTACTCCCGCACCTTTGGCAAAAACAACCGCCACATCAAAATAGACAAGGGAGAAGCTTTCTTTGACGTCGTGAAAAACGATGCCCTCCCCTTCACCGTAGACGCGCCTGACGTAGAAGTAGAGGTACTGGGCACCGCCTTCAACGTAAAAGCAGCCGGCTCCGGCGTGAAAGTGTTCGTACAGTCCGGGAAAGTAAGCGCCGCCTATAAAGGCAAGGGCACCGATAAAAAAGTGATCCTGACACCCGGTCAGGAAGCGTCTCTCGCCCGCCATGGCAGCACCATCGACACCCGGTTTTATAAGAAAAACAATAACATCCTGGCCTGGAGAACAAGGACCCTCACCTTCGATGACGCTCCGCTCACCGAAGTAGCTGCTGCCTTGTCCGACTTCTACCATGTACAGGTAGACATCAGCAACCAGCAGCTGAATGACAAAAAACTGCTGGCCACCTTCCCCAATATGCCGCTGGAGGAAGTGCTGGACATTATGCGGAAAACACTTCAAATCAATATCACCCGTAAAGACAACCTGGTAGAAATCTACTAA
- a CDS encoding RNA polymerase sigma-70 factor, with protein sequence MLQLSNDEIVKGIRSRNKAVFEAVFKQFAPSMYNIAFRYVKDEDDANDMVQDVFLNLWKGAENLDERAPINHYLARATVNTCLNRIKKEQRKEVYAKEQLLTAAPAETSHSMLEHKELEAQYRSALDKLPDQCRRVFEMSRLKGLSPAEIAEQLNISINTVYAHLTTALKKLRVVLINKE encoded by the coding sequence ATGTTGCAACTAAGTAACGACGAAATAGTAAAAGGCATCAGAAGCAGGAATAAAGCGGTGTTTGAAGCAGTCTTCAAGCAGTTCGCTCCTTCCATGTATAATATTGCCTTTCGCTATGTAAAAGATGAAGATGATGCCAACGACATGGTGCAGGATGTATTCCTCAATTTGTGGAAAGGTGCGGAAAACCTGGATGAAAGGGCCCCCATCAATCATTACCTGGCCCGTGCTACTGTCAACACCTGTCTGAACCGCATCAAAAAAGAACAACGGAAAGAAGTATACGCAAAGGAACAGTTACTCACAGCCGCTCCTGCGGAGACCTCTCATTCCATGCTGGAACACAAGGAACTGGAAGCCCAGTACCGGTCGGCCCTCGATAAGCTGCCGGACCAATGCCGCCGCGTCTTTGAAATGAGCCGCCTCAAAGGCCTGTCCCCTGCGGAAATCGCAGAACAGCTGAACATCTCTATTAATACGGTATATGCCCACCTTACTACCGCACTGAAAAAATTGCGGGTGGTACTGATCAACAAAGAATAA
- a CDS encoding carboxypeptidase-like regulatory domain-containing protein has product MKKTITGMLALAAMVVGMSSFKSADATTVRSLDSASVKMDSLMSVDSVARFDSLSTGIDSLMGLDSIAGIDSIAGIDSIAGIDSISGIDSIAGIDSVARIDSFTRVDSFSRVDSVSRMDSLFRNDSLRMDSVKGMDSLRTVEGGSISGKVTPADGAAEVEADNGTEKLKGAVAQGAFAIPAAKAGTYTITIVGKAPYKSAVIKDVKVEDGKATDLGEIKLEQ; this is encoded by the coding sequence ATGAAAAAAACAATCACAGGAATGCTCGCTTTAGCCGCTATGGTAGTAGGGATGTCTTCGTTTAAAAGTGCTGATGCAACGACTGTAAGGTCTTTGGATAGCGCTTCAGTTAAAATGGACTCGCTGATGTCTGTTGACTCAGTGGCACGTTTTGATTCTCTCTCCACCGGGATAGATTCGCTGATGGGTCTGGATTCCATCGCTGGTATCGACTCCATCGCTGGTATCGACTCCATCGCTGGCATTGACTCTATCTCCGGCATCGATTCCATCGCCGGTATTGATTCTGTTGCCCGCATCGATTCTTTCACCCGCGTAGATTCCTTCTCCCGTGTTGATTCTGTGTCCAGGATGGACTCTCTTTTCCGTAACGATTCCCTGCGTATGGACTCCGTAAAAGGTATGGATTCTCTCCGTACTGTTGAAGGCGGTTCCATCAGCGGTAAAGTTACACCTGCCGACGGCGCTGCTGAAGTAGAAGCGGACAACGGTACTGAAAAACTGAAAGGTGCCGTTGCACAGGGCGCTTTCGCTATTCCGGCTGCCAAAGCTGGTACTTATACCATCACCATCGTAGGTAAAGCGCCTTATAAAAGCGCCGTTATCAAGGATGTTAAAGTAGAGGATGGTAAAGCTACCGATCTTGGCGAAATCAAGCTGGAACAATAA
- a CDS encoding helix-turn-helix domain-containing protein, with translation MENNHQGARKYSSKIIADVMASITPLESLQVETRFVLAGRIAGIMDSRHMSNKELAARMGKNPSEISRWLSGTHNFTIDTLSEIAIALEVPVATFFSPAQPRVVRDVRLTVRSGNIPADSISFSPVTNIR, from the coding sequence ATGGAAAACAATCATCAGGGCGCCAGGAAATACAGCAGTAAAATTATTGCCGATGTGATGGCCAGCATCACACCGCTGGAAAGTCTGCAGGTGGAAACCCGCTTTGTGCTGGCGGGCCGTATAGCCGGTATCATGGACAGCCGGCATATGTCCAATAAGGAGCTGGCCGCCCGGATGGGCAAAAACCCGTCTGAGATCTCGCGCTGGCTGAGCGGCACCCATAATTTTACCATCGATACACTGTCTGAAATAGCCATAGCGCTGGAAGTACCGGTGGCTACTTTCTTTTCGCCGGCACAACCCCGCGTTGTCAGGGATGTGCGGCTGACCGTCCGCTCCGGGAATATCCCGGCAGACAGTATTTCATTTTCACCGGTGACAAACATTCGCTGA
- a CDS encoding DMT family protein — MRTVILLLISNTFMTFAWYGHLKHQDTALWKVILISWGIAFFEYCFMVPANRLGAQEGFSGFQLKTIQEVVTLTVFSVFAVFFLKEPLRWNYLVSFAFLIGAVYFMFKK, encoded by the coding sequence ATGCGCACGGTCATCCTGCTTCTTATTTCCAACACCTTTATGACTTTCGCCTGGTATGGACATCTCAAACATCAGGATACGGCCCTGTGGAAGGTGATACTGATCAGCTGGGGCATCGCTTTCTTTGAATATTGTTTTATGGTGCCGGCCAACCGGTTGGGCGCCCAGGAAGGTTTCAGCGGCTTCCAGCTTAAAACCATTCAGGAAGTGGTCACCCTCACTGTTTTCAGCGTTTTTGCCGTGTTCTTTCTGAAGGAACCGCTCCGCTGGAATTACCTGGTTTCTTTTGCCTTTCTTATCGGAGCCGTGTATTTTATGTTTAAAAAGTAG
- a CDS encoding RNA polymerase sigma-70 factor: MREEANIQLLVERIASLGDEQAYKALFRLFYKPLSQFAFSIVKSWESAEEVASDVFMNIWRNRERLLQVQNIKVYLYVSAKNISLNYLSRASRTQHFSLDELEVDISGGYATPEQIFISGEMVKKIEAAINQLPPKRKMIFKLIREDGLRYKEVAQILDISVNTIDVHMAQALKKISEVVHLHFSR, from the coding sequence TTGAGGGAGGAAGCGAATATACAATTGCTGGTGGAACGCATTGCGTCGCTGGGCGACGAACAGGCCTACAAGGCCCTGTTCCGCTTGTTCTATAAACCACTCAGCCAGTTTGCCTTCTCCATCGTCAAGTCATGGGAATCGGCCGAAGAAGTAGCCTCCGACGTATTCATGAACATATGGAGAAACCGGGAACGGCTGCTGCAGGTCCAGAATATTAAAGTCTACCTGTACGTCTCGGCCAAAAACATCTCCCTGAATTACCTCTCCCGCGCTTCCAGGACCCAGCATTTCAGTCTCGACGAACTGGAAGTGGATATCAGCGGCGGTTACGCCACGCCGGAACAGATATTTATCTCCGGGGAAATGGTCAAAAAGATAGAGGCAGCCATCAATCAGCTTCCCCCCAAACGGAAAATGATCTTTAAACTGATCCGGGAGGACGGCCTCAGGTACAAGGAAGTGGCGCAGATACTGGACATTTCAGTGAACACCATCGATGTGCATATGGCGCAGGCGCTGAAAAAAATCAGTGAAGTCGTCCACCTTCATTTCTCCCGCTAA
- a CDS encoding DUF4974 domain-containing protein, with product MERWFGVKVYLADKKLKAYRFTGTFKNESLPQILEALKVTSSFRCEIKGNEVFINQ from the coding sequence ATGGAACGCTGGTTCGGAGTGAAAGTTTATCTGGCGGATAAAAAACTGAAGGCATACCGGTTTACCGGTACCTTTAAAAATGAATCGTTGCCTCAGATTCTGGAGGCGCTGAAGGTTACATCATCTTTCCGTTGCGAGATAAAAGGCAACGAGGTATTTATCAACCAGTAG